In Nocardia sp. NBC_00403, one DNA window encodes the following:
- a CDS encoding bifunctional WXG100 family type VII secretion target/C40 family peptidase, whose translation MIDISVLAKPLLDLLSSFGSGVLPTDGPSGQLQSTSSIIDQIHAFGRNSINSMNEAWDGRAADSATAKALRVQTSAATISDRGNDMATVVDQAAAQVETGQKELSAIVESFVNTASALGPTIATPEGLAVLVGSAIDHLGQGLNVVGRVRSELDTQTASMTELTPPPSTAPATLPAGLAGGASALASGASSGAQQLLSTLTSVGGSAGSMLTSMATPSMSGSTPSKSGSSPSTPGQQKPNSGSAGQTPDGKGVKVTLPDGSVVEAPNEQAAQAVRSALGAVGTPYVWGGTSPGGGLDCSGLTQYAYGEAGVELPRLAQEQGNGHMGVSPGDLMPGDLAVWDGHVAMVIGNGQFVEAGDPVQISSIRTENIGMDFYGFYRPTT comes from the coding sequence ATGATCGATATCAGCGTGCTGGCCAAGCCACTGCTCGACCTGCTCTCCAGCTTCGGCTCGGGAGTCCTGCCCACCGACGGCCCCTCTGGTCAGCTGCAGTCCACCTCGAGCATCATCGACCAGATCCACGCGTTCGGCCGCAACAGCATCAACAGCATGAACGAGGCGTGGGACGGTCGGGCTGCCGATTCCGCCACCGCGAAGGCGTTGCGTGTGCAGACCTCCGCCGCGACCATCTCCGATCGCGGCAACGACATGGCCACGGTGGTCGATCAGGCTGCCGCCCAGGTCGAGACCGGGCAGAAGGAACTGAGCGCAATCGTCGAGTCGTTCGTGAACACGGCGTCCGCTCTCGGTCCGACCATCGCGACGCCGGAAGGTCTCGCGGTGCTCGTCGGCTCCGCGATCGACCATCTCGGCCAGGGCTTGAACGTGGTCGGGCGGGTGCGCAGCGAACTCGATACCCAGACCGCGAGCATGACCGAATTGACCCCGCCACCGTCGACGGCGCCCGCGACGCTGCCCGCCGGTCTGGCAGGCGGTGCGAGTGCGCTGGCCAGCGGTGCGAGTTCGGGAGCGCAGCAGCTGCTCTCGACGCTGACCAGTGTCGGCGGTTCCGCGGGCAGCATGCTCACCAGCATGGCGACCCCGTCGATGTCCGGCTCGACACCATCCAAATCCGGCTCGTCGCCCAGCACACCTGGCCAGCAGAAACCCAACAGTGGTTCGGCGGGCCAGACGCCGGACGGCAAGGGCGTGAAGGTCACGCTGCCGGACGGCAGCGTCGTCGAGGCGCCGAACGAGCAGGCCGCGCAGGCGGTTCGCTCCGCGCTCGGCGCCGTCGGCACGCCATATGTGTGGGGCGGCACCAGCCCGGGCGGCGGGCTGGACTGCAGCGGGCTCACCCAATATGCATACGGCGAGGCAGGCGTCGAGCTGCCCCGACTTGCCCAAGAACAGGGCAATGGGCACATGGGGGTCTCCCCCGGTGACCTCATGCCCGGCGACCTGGCCGTGTGGGACGGCCATGTCGCCATGGTGATCGGCAACGGGCAGTTCGTCGAGGCGGGTGACCCGGTCCAGATCAGCTCGATTCGAACGGAGAACATAGGCATGGACTTCTACGGCTTCTACAGGCCGACCACATGA